DNA sequence from the Sneathiella sp. P13V-1 genome:
AATTGTTCAATGGATGAAATGATGTGATTACTCATCAGACTGCCTGCTCTTTTGCACGAACGCGTTCACGATAGAGAATATAGAGGCCACTGCATACAATTATGACAGCACCCAGAATTGTGAATTCATCTGGTAGATCCCCAAATGCGAAATAGCCGAATATAGCCGTCCAGATAAGCTGGGTGTAGGCGAAGGGTGCTGCATTAGACGCGGTAGTGTAGGAGAAGGCCAGAATGATAATAAAGTGGCTGACACCGCCAATAAGACCAATGGTAGCAAGCAAAACCCATCCCATCATATCCGGGGCAGTCCATTTAAAAGGCGCAACAAAGCTCATGACAACCGCGCCTACAAGGGCTGTATAGAAAATTGTCGTATAGGCGCTATCCACACCCGCAAGTTTGCGCGTTGCGATTTGGTAGGAGGCGTAGAATATGGCTGTTCCGACAACAAGGAACATGGCCGGGTGCATGACACCAAGGCCGGGCCGTAAGATAATCAGCGCCCCTATGAAGCCCGCGAATACGGCGGCCCACCGGCGGAAACTGACTTTCTCGCCCAAAAGAAAAACTGACAGGACAGTGACAAAGATCGGGGACGTGCTGCCCATCGCTCCGGCATCGGCAAGGGGAATATATTTCAGCGCCGTGAAGAAACAAACCGTTGCCCCTAGCAACAGCATGGATCTGAAAATCTGCAGCTTTGGGTTGGCTGTTTTAATAAGGGATGCCCCAAGCCGTGGTGCCAGAAGCACTGTCATCAATACGAAATGAAAAAAGTATCGCGCCCAAACTACCTGCTGTGGGTCATAAGTTTGATTGGCGTATTTGACGAAGCTGTCCATGACGACAAATAGGA
Encoded proteins:
- a CDS encoding DMT family transporter, whose translation is MSQSAAIPSQSYKGIFLYCTALFLFVVMDSFVKYANQTYDPQQVVWARYFFHFVLMTVLLAPRLGASLIKTANPKLQIFRSMLLLGATVCFFTALKYIPLADAGAMGSTSPIFVTVLSVFLLGEKVSFRRWAAVFAGFIGALIILRPGLGVMHPAMFLVVGTAIFYASYQIATRKLAGVDSAYTTIFYTALVGAVVMSFVAPFKWTAPDMMGWVLLATIGLIGGVSHFIIILAFSYTTASNAAPFAYTQLIWTAIFGYFAFGDLPDEFTILGAVIIVCSGLYILYRERVRAKEQAV